A part of Legionella sainthelensi genomic DNA contains:
- a CDS encoding DUF4118 domain-containing protein: protein MNDSRPNPNALLQQVLEEEKQQQRGKLKIYLGAAPGVGKTHSMLHEALEEQAKGLDIIVGIVESHGRSEIMEILKNFVILPKVTIDYHGKKLQEFDLDAALKRNPGLIIMDEMAHTNVTGVRHKKRWQDIKELLDRGIDVYTTLNVQHIESLNNDVSQIIHAPVQETVPDFMIESANTIELVDLAPEDLLKRLAEGKVYVPKQAQLAAEFYFRKGNLMALRELALRTLAKQVNTQVLLYRQGQGIKSIWHIMEKILICVGPGPESHKLIRSAKRIAASFQADWMAVYVDSPRTQLSRTQRNQAIKNLFFAEQLGAETHILMGYDLVKEILNFAREQNVTLIMINKRIQTRWRNFFFRSLADEVLRYSGDIDVYTITEMVKKPQKKTLNKPLTSWFPYFLSISIVSVTTLFNFLLYSLVPDANLIMVYLIGMIAIASLGRTGPTISGIFLSLLAYDFFFVPPYYSFLPNDADYIFNLVMMLVIAFIICQLTLVTRRQSEIARLAEYQTSTLYTLSRRLSRTRGIVRLLRTGINYISEIFHCEIIALLPKDTRLVIRARSKSHQELDDKEYSIAQWVYELGQKAGLGTDTLSFSNAIFIPLLGARGTIGVLRIQPFDSDDWATPEKIQLLESCANQMALAIEVDGLQEEFHKSNA, encoded by the coding sequence ATGAATGATTCACGTCCCAATCCCAATGCGTTATTGCAACAAGTTCTCGAAGAAGAAAAACAGCAACAACGTGGTAAACTCAAAATCTATCTTGGTGCTGCTCCGGGAGTTGGAAAAACTCATTCCATGCTCCATGAGGCATTAGAAGAGCAAGCAAAAGGATTAGATATTATTGTAGGTATTGTTGAATCCCATGGTCGCTCAGAAATTATGGAAATACTGAAAAACTTCGTGATTCTACCGAAAGTAACTATTGATTATCATGGTAAAAAACTACAAGAATTTGATTTGGATGCTGCCCTAAAAAGAAATCCTGGATTAATAATTATGGATGAAATGGCGCATACAAATGTCACCGGTGTACGACATAAGAAACGATGGCAAGACATTAAAGAGCTGCTGGATCGTGGAATTGATGTATATACCACCTTAAATGTGCAACACATAGAAAGCTTAAATAATGATGTTTCCCAAATTATTCACGCACCTGTCCAGGAGACTGTCCCTGATTTCATGATTGAAAGTGCAAATACTATCGAACTCGTCGATTTGGCACCAGAAGATTTATTAAAACGATTGGCAGAGGGAAAAGTTTATGTCCCCAAACAAGCCCAGTTGGCTGCAGAATTTTATTTTCGTAAAGGCAATTTAATGGCATTACGTGAACTCGCATTGCGCACCTTAGCAAAGCAGGTTAATACTCAAGTACTTCTTTACAGGCAAGGACAAGGGATAAAGAGTATTTGGCACATTATGGAAAAAATCCTCATTTGTGTAGGGCCAGGCCCAGAATCCCATAAATTAATTCGCTCTGCTAAAAGAATAGCAGCAAGTTTTCAAGCAGATTGGATGGCTGTTTATGTAGACTCTCCTCGAACGCAATTATCGAGAACACAACGTAATCAAGCGATAAAAAACCTATTTTTTGCCGAACAATTAGGTGCTGAAACCCATATATTAATGGGATACGATCTTGTTAAAGAAATTCTTAACTTTGCTCGGGAGCAAAATGTTACATTAATTATGATAAATAAAAGAATTCAAACCCGCTGGAGAAACTTTTTCTTTCGTAGCTTGGCTGATGAGGTTTTACGTTATAGTGGTGACATTGATGTCTATACCATAACGGAAATGGTCAAGAAACCACAAAAGAAAACACTTAATAAACCACTTACCTCTTGGTTTCCCTATTTCTTATCGATTAGTATTGTTTCTGTCACAACACTGTTTAATTTTTTACTTTACTCCCTAGTACCAGATGCGAATTTAATCATGGTTTATTTAATAGGGATGATTGCTATTGCATCACTAGGACGTACCGGCCCCACAATTTCCGGGATTTTTCTCAGTCTTTTAGCTTATGATTTTTTCTTTGTCCCTCCTTACTATAGCTTTTTACCAAATGATGCAGATTATATTTTCAATCTCGTGATGATGCTCGTTATCGCCTTTATTATTTGCCAACTTACATTGGTTACTCGTCGTCAATCAGAGATTGCACGCCTTGCCGAATATCAAACATCTACTTTGTATACTTTAAGTCGAAGATTATCGAGAACACGGGGAATAGTCCGGCTACTTAGAACTGGAATTAATTATATTTCCGAAATTTTTCATTGTGAAATTATCGCGCTACTGCCTAAAGATACACGTTTAGTCATTCGCGCACGTTCCAAATCACATCAAGAATTGGATGACAAAGAATACAGTATTGCTCAATGGGTATATGAGTTAGGACAAAAAGCAGGATTAGGCACTGACACGCTTTCATTTTCTAATGCAATATTTATCCCTTTGCTCGGTGCACGAGGCACGATAGGTGTTTTAAGAATTCAACCATTTGATAGTGACGATTGGGCAACGCCGGAAAAAATACAACTTTTAGAATCGTGTGCCAATCAAATGGCCTTAGCTATTGAAGTAGACGGCTTGCAAGAAGAATTCCATAAAAGCAACGCATAA
- a CDS encoding Re/Si-specific NAD(P)(+) transhydrogenase subunit alpha → MIIATLHAPGNETRVAITPNSAKQFIKSGFEVNIEKNAGLAAGFRDQDYEQVGVTISDSKKNILTNANILLCINEPNSEELVGLSQGAIVIGHIDNDPHSQLISWCKEKQITLLSMNLIPRISRAQSMDSLSSQANLAGYRAVLEASTQFHRAIPMMMTAAGMIQPAKVLVLGAGVAGLQAIATAKRLGAVVYAFDVRRAAKEQVESLGAEFIEVSQEQDSETKGGYASEVSEEYKKLQAELIDQYAKLSDIVISTALIPGRKAPILLYKHTIEQMKPGAIVVDLATSRGGNCEVSVIDKTIKHGEITIIGFSNLAGLVPATASELYANNLLHLIHLLASTPAEITLNPNDEIIQQAVLCHQNQYLPFQVIKESQNA, encoded by the coding sequence ATGATCATTGCAACCTTACATGCACCAGGAAATGAAACTCGAGTAGCGATTACTCCTAACTCAGCGAAACAGTTCATAAAATCTGGATTTGAAGTCAATATCGAGAAAAATGCTGGTTTAGCAGCGGGTTTTAGAGATCAAGATTATGAACAAGTTGGAGTAACTATCAGCGACAGTAAGAAAAATATTCTTACAAATGCGAACATTCTTCTCTGCATTAATGAACCCAATTCCGAAGAGCTGGTAGGTTTATCACAGGGCGCTATTGTCATTGGTCATATTGATAATGATCCACACAGTCAATTAATCTCTTGGTGTAAAGAAAAGCAAATTACATTGTTGTCAATGAATCTTATTCCTCGTATCAGCCGTGCTCAAAGCATGGATAGCCTCTCTTCTCAAGCTAATTTAGCAGGATATCGTGCTGTACTGGAAGCAAGTACTCAATTTCATCGAGCTATCCCTATGATGATGACAGCAGCAGGAATGATTCAACCAGCTAAAGTACTTGTTCTTGGTGCCGGTGTAGCTGGCTTACAAGCCATAGCAACCGCCAAACGTTTAGGGGCAGTAGTTTATGCATTTGACGTACGACGTGCCGCAAAGGAACAAGTTGAAAGTTTAGGAGCTGAATTTATAGAAGTCAGCCAAGAGCAAGATAGTGAAACAAAAGGTGGATATGCTTCTGAAGTAAGTGAAGAATATAAGAAGTTGCAAGCAGAGCTTATTGACCAATATGCTAAACTATCTGACATAGTTATTTCAACAGCTTTAATTCCTGGGCGTAAAGCACCCATTTTATTGTATAAACACACCATAGAGCAAATGAAACCCGGAGCCATTGTCGTTGATCTTGCAACCTCTCGGGGTGGAAATTGCGAAGTAAGCGTTATTGATAAAACGATTAAACATGGGGAAATAACCATCATCGGTTTCAGTAACCTGGCAGGACTGGTTCCAGCAACGGCAAGCGAACTTTATGCAAATAATTTACTTCACCTTATTCATCTCTTGGCCTCTACACCTGCTGAAATCACATTAAACCCCAACGATGAAATTATCCAACAAGCAGTGCTTTGTCACCAAAATCAATACCTACCGTTTCAGGTCATAAAGGAGAGCCAAAATGCATGA
- a CDS encoding hydrolase, with protein MTSQPIRDPVNDILLTPKNSALLIIDYQPVQVNSIASMDQKKLVNNIVGVAKTGVAYNLPIILTTVNVSSGLNKPTIPELTQVLEGVKTYDRTSINSWEDTEFVNAVKGTARKKLIMTALWTEVCLTFPALDALNQGYEVYVVADAVGGTSVTAHELGLRRIQQAGGVLITLPQLLCELQRDWSRTATVPNFVEILGSSVGLSH; from the coding sequence ATGACAAGCCAACCCATTAGAGATCCAGTAAATGATATCTTACTTACACCTAAAAATTCCGCTTTACTTATCATTGATTATCAACCTGTCCAAGTTAATTCCATTGCTTCAATGGATCAGAAGAAATTAGTAAATAATATCGTTGGCGTTGCTAAAACAGGTGTGGCATACAACTTGCCAATTATTCTTACTACAGTTAATGTGAGTTCGGGTTTGAATAAACCGACAATCCCTGAACTTACTCAAGTGCTGGAAGGGGTAAAAACATATGACAGAACCTCAATTAATTCATGGGAAGATACTGAATTTGTAAATGCAGTAAAAGGGACTGCGCGTAAAAAATTAATTATGACTGCTCTGTGGACTGAAGTATGTTTGACTTTTCCTGCACTTGATGCGTTAAATCAAGGTTATGAAGTGTATGTAGTTGCTGATGCAGTAGGGGGAACCTCAGTTACAGCTCATGAGTTAGGATTGCGTCGCATTCAACAAGCAGGTGGTGTACTTATAACTTTGCCACAATTATTATGTGAATTACAACGTGATTGGAGTCGAACAGCAACAGTTCCAAACTTTGTGGAGATACTTGGTAGTAGTGTAGGTCTTTCTCACTAA
- a CDS encoding proton-translocating transhydrogenase family protein — translation MHEMNTLGNPYIAILTIFVLACFVGYYVVWKVTPALHTPLMSVTNAISSIIVLGALIAAGSQFMGNITWIGGVAIFITSINIFGGFVVTQRMLRMYKK, via the coding sequence ATGCATGAGATGAATACTTTAGGAAACCCCTATATTGCGATACTCACGATTTTTGTATTAGCCTGTTTTGTCGGATATTACGTGGTTTGGAAAGTTACCCCGGCACTTCATACCCCTTTAATGTCTGTCACCAATGCAATATCCAGTATTATTGTTTTAGGTGCCCTTATTGCTGCGGGAAGTCAATTCATGGGAAACATAACCTGGATAGGCGGCGTAGCAATCTTTATTACCTCGATCAATATTTTTGGTGGTTTTGTGGTAACACAGCGTATGCTACGCATGTATAAAAAATAG
- the kdpC gene encoding potassium-transporting ATPase subunit KdpC, whose product MMIVIFKQIKISLFFLLIFSLLTGLIYPVVTTLIAQVLFPYQANGSILRYQDKPIGSALIGQYIDAPNYFWGRPSATTPFPYNSASSLGSNMGPLNPEFLAIVKKRVATLHQYESKLILIPVDLVTASASGLDPEISPQAAFYQIPRIAKARNISEQEIIALVNQLIKKRTLYLLGEPRINVLELNLALDHIRTTHE is encoded by the coding sequence ATGATGATAGTAATCTTCAAACAAATAAAAATATCTTTATTTTTTTTACTCATTTTTTCGCTACTTACAGGCTTAATTTACCCTGTTGTAACCACCCTTATTGCCCAAGTATTATTCCCATACCAAGCAAACGGCAGCATACTCCGTTATCAGGATAAACCCATTGGTTCTGCATTAATTGGACAATATATTGATGCACCGAATTACTTTTGGGGACGTCCTTCTGCAACCACTCCATTTCCTTATAACTCAGCAAGTTCTTTAGGCTCTAACATGGGGCCTTTAAACCCTGAGTTTTTAGCGATAGTCAAAAAGAGAGTGGCAACTCTTCATCAATATGAAAGTAAACTTATTTTAATCCCAGTTGACTTAGTCACTGCTTCTGCAAGCGGCCTTGATCCAGAAATAAGCCCCCAAGCGGCTTTTTATCAAATTCCCCGAATCGCTAAAGCACGTAATATTTCCGAGCAAGAAATAATAGCACTGGTAAATCAACTCATAAAAAAAAGAACTCTATATCTTTTGGGAGAACCACGTATTAACGTACTAGAGCTTAACCTAGCCCTAGATCATATAAGGACTACTCATGAATGA
- a CDS encoding NAD(P)(+) transhydrogenase (Re/Si-specific) subunit beta produces MTTLVPLFYLLAAVCFILALKGLASPASARRGNLLGITGMVLAVGSTLMMPSTYHQLLLISLIIAGGIIGTYIALKINMTAIPQLVAAFHSLVGMAAVLVAFCAFLSPDSFHIGVPGAIAKASLVEMSLGLIIGAITFSGSVIAFLKLQGIMSGVPIKIPNHNFINLLVALGILILFVLFLINQTLTLFCIMAALAFLLGVLLIIPIGGADMPVVISMLNSYSGWAAAGIGFTLSNHLLVITGALVGASGAILSYIMCVGMNRSIFNVIFGGIQTSEAQLPANATTESRSVRQGNGEDAAFLLSNAKDVIIIPGYGMAVAHAQHAVKELVDALEQRNIKVRFAIHPVAGRMPGHMNVLLAEANIPYDRVFEQSEINRDFASCDVAYIIGANDITNPAAKTDPSSPIYGMPVLEVEKAKTVLFVKRSMAPGYAGVENALFYHDNTYMLFGDAKAMTESIAKALETL; encoded by the coding sequence ATGACGACCTTGGTTCCTTTATTTTATCTATTAGCAGCAGTATGTTTTATATTAGCCCTTAAAGGGCTGGCAAGCCCTGCCTCCGCAAGAAGAGGAAATCTATTGGGAATTACGGGTATGGTTCTCGCAGTAGGATCCACATTAATGATGCCCTCAACATATCATCAACTCCTACTGATTAGTTTAATCATCGCAGGTGGAATAATAGGCACTTATATCGCTCTTAAAATTAATATGACTGCGATTCCACAATTAGTCGCCGCTTTCCACTCATTAGTTGGGATGGCCGCTGTGCTGGTTGCATTTTGCGCCTTCTTATCCCCTGATTCGTTTCATATAGGCGTCCCTGGTGCAATTGCCAAAGCAAGTTTAGTGGAAATGAGTCTGGGTTTAATTATTGGGGCCATCACCTTCTCTGGATCTGTAATTGCGTTCCTCAAACTACAAGGAATCATGTCTGGAGTCCCTATCAAAATACCAAATCATAACTTCATCAACCTCTTGGTCGCGTTGGGTATCCTTATTCTGTTTGTTTTATTTCTTATAAACCAAACGCTCACGCTTTTTTGCATTATGGCTGCTTTAGCTTTTTTACTCGGTGTATTACTTATTATTCCTATTGGTGGTGCTGATATGCCAGTAGTAATTTCCATGCTTAACTCATACTCTGGATGGGCGGCCGCTGGAATTGGGTTTACCTTAAGCAATCATTTGCTGGTGATTACTGGAGCGCTAGTTGGTGCGAGTGGAGCAATTCTAAGCTACATCATGTGCGTAGGAATGAATCGTTCTATTTTCAATGTAATTTTCGGGGGTATCCAAACATCTGAAGCCCAATTACCAGCCAACGCCACAACTGAATCCCGCTCAGTACGGCAAGGAAATGGTGAAGATGCGGCATTTCTTTTAAGTAATGCAAAAGATGTCATCATTATCCCTGGGTATGGTATGGCAGTGGCACATGCACAACATGCAGTCAAAGAATTAGTAGATGCATTAGAGCAACGAAATATTAAAGTTCGCTTTGCAATTCATCCTGTGGCTGGTCGTATGCCCGGACATATGAATGTATTGCTTGCGGAAGCCAATATTCCTTATGATAGAGTATTTGAACAAAGTGAAATTAATCGGGATTTTGCAAGCTGTGATGTGGCCTATATTATTGGAGCAAATGACATAACCAATCCTGCAGCAAAAACAGATCCAAGCTCACCAATTTATGGCATGCCTGTTTTAGAAGTTGAAAAAGCAAAAACTGTTTTGTTCGTGAAACGAAGTATGGCGCCTGGCTATGCCGGTGTAGAAAATGCCTTGTTCTATCATGACAATACCTACATGCTTTTTGGCGATGCTAAAGCAATGACTGAATCTATTGCTAAGGCGTTAGAAACATTATAA